GTAGCACACCATGTCGCATTTGTTCCCCTCCCAGAAATGGTTCTGCAGGGAATCGATGGGTCGCATGGTCGCAACTCCGTTGGAGATGCCAACATTGCGACAGTCCCTGTCCTTCAAGACTTTCTTGTAGCAGGACCAGCGGTTTGATGGAATGGCCTCGCTGCCCATTGCCAACAGTCCAACCAAGAGAATTGCAGCAATGAGTAGTACCTTCATTTTGATCAAGCTGTAAATAGGACGACATAATGTATATAATTGGTTAGAATGTCTCCAAAGTCACCCCAGTCattaatatatacatacattttaacATTAACTACAAATCCAACCCACAAAAAATGTATTCCCGTTAGGGTCACCATAAgcagggtctgagttttagtaaggtccagagggggtggaggacaTTTTTAAAGTTTATATTGCATTtctatcaaataaaacaaatctaAAATGCTATTTGGAAGAGAGCAAATACAGACAAATATGTACCCAGTCATTATCACATTGGTTGCTGTAGCTTAATTTACCTCAGTTGATCAACAAAACACGTAGCCTATTAGATCTACAATTTGCCACTACACATTAACTCAGCACCGAGATGAAAAAGTTCAATATGTAGAGAGGATCTGTTagaatatgtatttatttattaacaaAACGCAAACAAATATGTTTACTTTGCAGGACTTTGTATTGCAATGTcctgcaattatacacattttatTATGGGCTGTGCAGCTTaaaagctcatttcctgcaattggATACATgttgccatgacttatgccatgttaaagATGTAAAGTTCCACGCATAGAGGACCTGCGTGGTTCTGGTACCGGTTCCGACCGACACGTTCGCTTATAAAATCGACCTGTGGACACCGTAGATCAAAATGGCTTGCATCGAGCGGTAACGCGGGTTCATAACGACTCATTTGTGTATCTCTTCCGCCTGTGTGATTtaggacagagaggaagaggaatagAGATGCCCATCTTTCGGCGGAAAGATGTCTCCTATCAGTAGGTGGCGTTTTTTCGCCCACCAAGCAAAGAGTTTTTGTATGGAAGTCAATGAGAGAGTGTTGAATTTGGTAAACCCAAAAATGTATGGCTTATTTGCTACGTTAGGTTTATTTCATCCAGTAATAGTTTCCGAATGGTTAAATTGTTACGAGTGTATTGATATAAGCAGGGCACGTGACATCCCGGCAATTTTGAAAAAACACTTTATATGAGTGTTGTCTCGAGATGGCTATGCAATATTCATTACATGAGGCCAGTAATGTAGCGTCTGTCTCCATTGAATACAGGCAGTTGACGTCGAATTTTCAAAAGAGATTACAATAATtagatgtatccaccaatccaaataAATAATAGGCGGGATCTAGACAGCACACCGTACCGCTTCGTTGACAACATTGTCAAGACAGCGAGACATGTATATCCATAATCTTCGTTTATGATGTGAAATCTGACACCACTTGAAGCTGGGACGTCCCTCCTACCATTTCATTCGCTCTTCCgactgtccatcaactcctggCTAAACCATACATCACAGCCGCTGACAAAGCACATGCCTTAAAATCCTGACATCGTAGCGCAACAGGATAGAGTAGTTTCGTCGCTCGAGCACGTTCAGAGATCGATTTATAACCAACTTTATTACAGTAATTTAAAAAGATTACTCGTTTTTAAACAAAAAACACTTTTTGTTTGTCCTAGACAGACAATATTAAGATGAAAGGcgagttcaggaagccaagcCAGAGCTCTCTTCACAGCGGTGGGGGCAGACGTTTTGATCAAGAGAGACCTGCATATTTGATCTAATACTAGacatacaaatatgtattttacagttataaggaaGGTGAAATCTTATAGTTATTATTTTTATAATTTCATTATACTATATTTTAAGCGttattcatacagttttgttgaataggaaatacATACAAAATAGGAATCATATTTTACTtgtgtacttgagcttgtgtcctcaaagTGACTACACCTCAGCAATTTATATCTATTTTTATCAGAAAGGTGAGATTTCTTTCTTGGAGTAGGCAGCATTACTTATGGCCCTCATGATAAATAATTTGTTTTGGTGATTACGTAGATTACATTTTagattacatttagttacatttatTAAGagatatgatatctgagtgagcgTGATTAataaaatcaatgggggccccctggaggtcagggtccCTGGGCACGTAATTCAGCCATGATTACTAAAAGTTCAAATACTTGGCTAGACTAATttgactaatttaccaatcttcAAAATGTTAACATCGACTAATTGAGTGActgaattgttaggttagattactcgttggttattactgcattgtcggaactagaagcacaagcatttcgctacactcgcattaacatctgctaaccatgtgtatgtgacaaatgaatttgatttgatttgactaattGAGTCACTGTCAGTGAGTGACATATAAGaagaggaaaactgctgatgcacaaccaaatttcgaaaATTCACCAATTGTAcaattctaactctcaacagtaagttgagactcCGTCTTCTTTgtgagcaactccagtgtagatttggtcttgtgttttaggttattctcctgctgaaaggtgaattcagcTCCCGGTGTCTGGTGAAAAGCAGACAGAAcaatgttttcctctaggatttttcctgtgcttagctccattcctttAAAAAAATCCTGAACCCGGCCAATTCTTAACTATtacaagcacacccataacatgaCCGAATCAAATGAAATAAAATGTTGCGCCGAATAaaataggtgtagtagaccttacagtgaaatgcttacttatgagactataaccaacaatgcagttaaaaaataaTACAGATGACAGAACAATTTCAAACGCATGAAGGTACAACGTTCAtcggtacaaacaatagtacgcaagtataaacaccatgggaccgcgcagccgtcataccgctcaggaaggaggcacgttctgtctcctagagattaacatactttggtccgaaaagtgcaaatcaattccagaggtggtggcaggatcatgttgtgggggtgctttgctgcaggagggtctggtgcacttcacaaaatagatggcatagatggcatcatgaggacgaggaaaattatgtgaatatattgaagcaacatctcaagacatcagttaaagttaaagctatgtcgcaaatggctcttccaaatggacaatgacctcaagcatacttccaaagttgtggcaaaatggcttaaggacaacaaagtcaaggtattgggtggccacaaagccctgacctcaatcctataaaaaatTAACCGAAAAacgcgtgtgcgagcaagaaggcctacaaatctgactcagttacaccagctctgtcaggaggaatgaaccaaaaattcacccaacttattgtgggaagcttgtggaaggctacccaaaatgtttgacccaagttaaacaatttaaaggcaatgctaccaaatactaattgagtgtacgtaaacttctgaaccactgggaatgtgattcaagaaatacaagctgaaataaataattctctactattattctgacatttcacattcttaaaataaagtggtgatcctaactgacctaagacagggaatctttactaagattaaatgtcaggaattgcgaaaaactgagtttaatgtatttggctaaggtgtatgcaaacttccgacttcaactgtacatgtatgtagagttattaaagtgactatgcatagatgataacaacagagagtagaagCGATGTAAAGGGGGGgggtgcaatgcaaatagtctgggaagccatttgattagatattcaggagtcttatggcttggggtagaagctgtttagaagcctctttgacctagacttggcgctccggtaccacttgccatgcagctgcaggagaacagtctatgactacggtggatggagtctttgacaatttttagggtctacctctgacaccacctggtatagagtttctggatggcaggaagcctggccccagtgatgtactgggccgttcgcactaccctctgtcatGCCTTGCGGTCAGAGCAGTTGCcagaccaggcagtgatgcaaccagttaggatgctctcgatggtgcagctgtagaagcttttgaggatctgaggacccatgccaaatcttttcagtctcctgagggggaataggttttgtcgtgccctcttcatgactgtgtgcttggaccatgttagtttgttggtgatgtggacaccaaggaacttgaagctctcaacctgctccactgcagccccgtcaatgagaatagggcgtgctcagtcctctttttcctgtagtccacaatcatctcctttatcttgatcacgttgagggagaggttgttgtcctggcaccacacggcccgtctctgacctcctccctataggctgtctcgtcgtttttcggtgattaggcctaccactgttctgtcatcagcaaacttaatgatggtgcttagcttattgatgagctttgagggcactatattgttgaacgctgagctgtagtcaatgaatagcattctcacatgggtgttccttttgtccaggtgggaaagggcagtgtggagtgagatagagattgcatcatctatggatctgttggggcggtatgcaaattattGTGGGTCTGGGATTtctaggataatggtgttgatgtgagccatgaccagccttttaaagcacttcatggctacagacgtgagtgctatgggttggtagtcatttaggcaggttaccttagtgttcttgggcacaggtactgtggtggtctgcttaaaacgttgatattacagactcgaacagggagtggttgaaaatgtcagtgaagacacttgccagttggtcagtgcatgctcgcagtacatgtcctggtaatccatctggccctgcggccttgtgaatattgacctgttaCTCAGATTATCTGCggcgagcgtgatcacacagtcttccggaacagctggtgctctcatgcatgtttcagtgttatttgcctagaagcaagcatagaagtagtttgaCTTGTcttgtaggcttgtgtcactggccaGCTCtgggctgtgcttccctttgtagtctgtaatggtttgcaggccctgccacatccggcgagcatcagagccggtgcagtacgattcaatcttagtcctgtattgacgctttgcctgtttgatggttggtCGGCGggcgtagcaggatttcttataagcttcaggTTAGaggtgcggcagggtagcctagtggttagagcgttggactagtaaccggaaggttgcaagctcaaatcccgagctgacgatacaaatctgttgttctacccctgaacaggcagttaacccactgttcctaggccgtcattgaaaataagaatttgttcttaactgacttgcctagttaaataaaagtaaaatcaaatttaaaaaagaGTTACGCTCTTTGAAAGtggtagctctagcctttagctcagtgcggatgttgcctgtaacccATGGTTAGGGTATGCGTACAGGCACTGTGGGGGCGACGTCACCAATgcccttattgatgaagccaaagactgatgtggtgtattcctcaatgccatcggaggaatcctgaacatattccagtctaacaaaacagtcctgtaacttagcatctgcttcatctgaccacttttttattgatctagtcactggtggttcctgctttcatttttgcttgtaaccAGGAACCAGGAGGATAGGataaattatggtcagatttgccaaatggagggtgagggagagctttgtatgcgtctgtgtggagtaaaaaggtggtccagagtttttgcACATTTGTTagtttatttgcgttgtttgtattAGCCACCACTATGTTTGAAAATATTGAGAGTGGTACACACTAAcgtattgtattggatttgcctaaacataacactttgtattcagggcaaaaagtgaattgctttgccaaattcttttgcagtattactttagtgtgttgttgcaaacaggatgcatgttttggaatattttattctgtacaagcttccttgatttcactctgtcaattaggttagtattgtagagtaattacaatgttgttgatccatcctcagttttctcctatacAGCCATTAAAccctgtaactgttttaatgGTGAAGTCCTAGTGGTTTCctaagttaggaaggacacctgtatctttttagtgactgggtgtattgatacacaattgaaagtgtaattaataacttcaccatgctcaaatggatattcaatatctgttttttatttttattttaaccaccaataggtgcccttctttgcgaggcattggaaaacctccctggtctttgtggatgAATCTGTGTTTCAAATTCACTGCACAACTGAGGgagcttacagataattgtatgcgtGGGTTACATAGATGAGgtaatcattcaaaaatcatgctaaacactattattgaacacagagtgagtccatgcaatttattaggtgacttgttaagcacatttgtactccagaacttatttagacttgccataacaaagaggttgaatagtTTTTGACTCAAGTCTTTTCAACTTTAAATATTGTATTAATTTgtcatataaaaaatatataagtcCACTTTGACCTTATTGGGCATTGTGTGTAGGCTACTGACAAAAACATCTACATTGTATAAATGTTCAAGTCAGGCTGTAActcaactaaatgtggaaaaagtcaaggggtgtgaaaactttctgCAGGCACTTTAAGTAGGACCCTGATTCACATAGTGTTATGATGTTGTTGATTGTAGAATTTGAACCTAGCATAAGTTGGACATCCTCTATAACATTTTTCAATTTGCAACAATATTGATACTGGACATAAATATTGCATTCATCTGTTATGTCAAAGATTgttggatatatacagcctattTTCTATGTCGCTTATGCCACTAAATAATTAAACATTGTGCTTTAAATAGATTCAATATTATTTGCATTTCAATTATATTACCATAACCCATTTATTGCAAAGATTCCCACGGTACAATGATTGCAGCCTTATAAACTTCCCTTCTGTACATTGCAGTTATAACTAGTGCTGAGCAATTTACCGAGATTTGGGTTGAATTATTTTGAATTCCATTTCGTTCGATTTTTTTCTGTGAGGTCAATGCACAAATGGCAGTTTCTCGAGAGATAAGTCAGATCCAGCCTGAattgtgtgatgtagtagggagttgtcgtttccaacaggccaatatccTGCATATTTCAGAGCGTAAATCgtagtaattaactacaatgaccataatccactgCGCATCTACTTGTCCTTTCTATCTTTTCTTTGTGCCTGCTACGGTAATTTGTGCCTGCTACGGTAAACGGCAGAAGAATGCGCGATCGTGAGGGGATTTAAAAACACTGATCTAAGTGATCGAAAGTTCGTATTCAGTCATagaagtatgccttatttactccGAAGAGATACAAAtgagtgattttgtcagacagaaTATTCAGCAGCTTTGTagggatgagatgatgacttggaattaaataataCAATCATAAAATAAAACCAATgaaatatacacaacaactgaaatatgtTATTAAAGTAATTTGAACATTAACattatggttaataagtgataagcagtaatgagCAGTCACTGCCATCATGGTacttttattaattgttttattctgtgttgttacagcattcaacccaaatAACCGAAATCGAAAACGAATTAATATGTTTTAATCATCGAATTATAATCATTCATCATTAGTTATAACTCGTGTTAATTTACGTATAACTCCCCAACATTATTATATTTCCAATTACATAACATTATCTGCTGATTAAATGAGCCCCTACCTTATTTAGTACTCTCCCCAGGAACGGCAGTAGCTTCTGACCCGTTTTCCTTGGGTACATTTAGTAAGTATAAAACAGAAAACAGAGGAGTCTTTATCCCTACTCTACCCCATGCTAAGAGTAtgaccatctctcccctctcctctcagccagtaAACCAGAGAAATAACCAAGGGCATTGATTAAGTCCGCACTCTGCACAAGCACGAAGTTAACGCCATGCATACATGCAAGTACGTTAGAGGGCTAAGAGGAGGCCAGCATTGGGGAGTGATCCAAACCAAACCTCTCAGTTCTCAGACAGATTTAGTTCATATATGCTGTGGAAAAGTACATGAACGGGGTCTGAATCATGGTTTTACAGTCTAGCGGACAAGCAGCGTTTGTTCACATCCAGAATAATGTATAACACCAATTTAGCAGCTTGAAGTAGTAGGCTACATTTTTAGTATATGTGTTTTCAATGTGTTTTTCTCTTTTCTTTTAATTGATTGTATATCAGCCATTTTGCATTTCAATAGACAACCATCCAAGAGCGAATGAATGAATGCCTGATACTGAATGTTGCCTTTCACTGAAACTCTCTAAAGCATCTGAATTGCTGTGAGTGTTGTAATCAGATGTGGTGGATGCTCGTACTGTTTAAAtggagtgtctgtctgggtgtaaTGAAATGCACGTGATGCATGCAGTAAATGAACCAGTTGGAAGGGAAATGCAAGTTTCTCTATAGCTGTAACCTTTGCCTTGACTTGGCTCCTTTCCTTGTTGACACGCAGAGGAGCTCCACTGACTGCTGATAGAGCTGGTTGGCTGTGAAAGTATCCGTCACAGCCAAATGTAATCATCTACTTCGTGTGTTAAATCAATTGCTTCTTATTGGACGGCAGCACAGTTTTATCCGTTGCAGTTCCACTTAAAACAAATCAAGCGGTATTTACTTGGTGTTATACAGCTACCGAAAATTGAGAAATGGCCTTTTGGGGCTCTGAAGTATATCCTACTCAATAAAAGATGGCATTTTGCGGTTGACTCTTAATGATGTAATTGACACTGTAGATTGGTGTTTCATGCTCTTCTATGGATGAGCCTTGTTTCATTGGAGGATCAGATGGGTTGATGTTAAGAATAGTTTATTAAGACACATTTTATATTTTGATTGGCCTATAGTAGCTCAATAAGTATGGGAGACCAGGGATGGTTGTAACACAGGATAGTTGTAACACTCAATATCTCCAATCAGGAACAAGCTAGAATCATGTGACTCACTGCACATGCTCAGTTTAGTCCTCAACCCTCATCAAGAAGCAAGAGGTAAGAAAGTACTTTTTTTAACCAAATATGTTTTTCTGATGGCATCACCTGCTTTGTAGTAAGATTCACCAAACGTATATGAGCTTTATAACCAGTGTGTGTAGATATGTTTGATGCATAGTGAAcataaatataaacacaacatataaatgttggtcccatgtttatgagctgaaataaaagatcctagaAGTTATCCATCTGTACAAAAAAGCTTATatctctcaaattctgtgcacaaatgtgtttacatccctgttagtaagcgtttctccttttccaagatgatccatccacctgacaggtatagcataccaagaagctgattaaacagcacaggtgcaccttgtgctggggacaataaaaggccactttaaaatgtgccgttttaccacacaacacaatgccacagataacTCAAGTTTTgaggagcgtgcaattgacatgctgactgcaggaatgtccacgaagctgttgctagagaatttaatgttaatttctctaccataagccgcctcaacgtcattttagagaatttggcagtacttgaACCGGCCTCACAGCtgcagaccacgtataaccacgcaagcccaagacctccacatccggcttcttcacctgcgggatcatctgagaccagccacccggacagctgatgactGTGGGTTTGATGACAGCTTAtgactgtgggtttgcacaaccgaagaattactgcacaaacggtcagaaactgtctcagggacgctcatctgcgtgctcgctgtcttcaccagggtcttgactgcAGTTCAGCATCGTTACCGACTAGTGGGCTTGCGTGGTTATCGTGGTCTGCAGCTGTGAGGCtggttattgtccccagcacaaggtgcacctgtgtaatgatcatgctgtttaatcagcttcttgatatgccacacctgtttgGTGTATGGATGATCTTGGCAAAGTtgaaatgctcacaaacaggtatgtaaacagatttgtgcacaacagttgagagaaataagctaaCTGTGCATATCGAAAAGTTCAGAGacttttaatttcagctcatgaaacatgggaccaggacttttacatgttgcatttatatttttgttcagtgtaaatggtATTGATTGAGGCTACCGGTACTCTTCAAGTGATTGTTAGTGATATAGCACCATCTTGTGGTACATTTTCACACTGGCAACTTCACAGATTTTGTCATATTCATTAGAGAAAAGTTGAATGCCTTTATTATGTTGTTACCTTCTATAATGATTTTTTATGCATGATTATGCATTATATGTTTAAGGGgtaatctgcagttgctacagatgtaggatcttaatttgatcattaTTTCGTTGTGAGCATATTCATGCACAGAAGGATTCTTTAAACTTGAGTTTTAAAACGGCTTCTAAAGTTAGTAATTTCCACTTAGAAatatcagacttgatttgccctaagaAAAATCTATCAACCCCAACAAAAAATGTcggttaattataatccacataattcacatttcttgttgctgcaggattattttcatgctgtatcaaactggctcaaattgagATCCTACATCCATTTGTGTATTTACAAATGATTgatacagttccttcagaaagtattcccaccccttgactttttcaacattttgttgtgttacagcctgaatttgaaatggattcaattgagatttgttTGTCACTGATGTACGCACAATACACCATAatctcaaagtggaattatgtttttagaaatgtttacaaatgaattaaaggaaaagctgaaatgtcttgagtcaataagtattcaacccctttgttatggcaagcctaaattagttcaggagttAAAATTTGTAACAAGtcacacaataagttgcatggactcactctgtgtgcaataatagtgtttaacattacttttaaatgactacctcatctctgtacccccacacatacaattatctgtaaggccccttagtcaagcagtgaatgttaagcacagattcaaccacacagactagggaggttttccaatggtttgcaaagaagggcacttattggtagatgggtaaaacaaatAGGCAGacgttgaatatccctttgaacattgGGCAGTTATGaattacactttagatggtgtatcaatacacccagtcactaaaagGATTCAGGCAtcattcctaactcagttgccggagaggaaagaaacagctcaaggatttcaccatgaggccaatggtgactttaaaacagttacagagtgatAGGAGAAATGGgtcaacaatattgtagttactccacaatactaacctaaatgctAAAGGacagtgaaaataaggaagcctgtacatgatacaaatattctaaaacatgcatcctgtttgcaacagggcactaaagtaatactgcagaaAAATGTGGCAGAGAAATGTTACTTTTGtcatgaatacaaagcattactgcatgtttgtggcaaatccaacacaacacaacacatcactgagtaccgctCTTCGTATTTTCAAGCACggcggtggctgcatcatgttattattattgcacacagcTGTCAAAGGTGatgctaacatgtattgactcagggggttgaatacttagctAATCAAAATACATTTGTGTTTTATTTTCCATACATTTTTTAGACAAATGTTACAGTATTTTGTGTAGGTCGttgacaaaaaaaaaatacaattaattttgaatttgaatcccactttgtaacacaacaaaatgtttaaaaagtcaaggggtgtgtgaATACCCGttgcccattgattcttgaagaatatagcgTATAAATGCCTCataagcttagttcaactgtcctaccccatcagaaccaaaatataaacttgtttgtaaacattgcaaatgtaaacaaacaaaccaaatcaaattgtattggtttaCACATATTTAGCTACAGAACATGCTTAAAACTATTTTGATATCTTaggtggtcagtccttgcatccaacGCGCTATCTATGCATtttagagtggttacatttctccatgctcttccctcagctttttaccaaaacagaggcaggGTATCCACTTTGTAATTGTTTGAAGTGAAGACTGTCCCTTTAACTCACAAATGAATTTCTCAAACAATATGTAGCCTACATATTCGAGTTGATTATTATGGACAGAATGGTGATATGCTGGTCTTGCCGCATCTCCATGGTTCCATAGTCTTCCGTTTGACTGTTTCACTTCTGCGAGAGGAG
The genomic region above belongs to Oncorhynchus nerka isolate Pitt River linkage group LG18, Oner_Uvic_2.0, whole genome shotgun sequence and contains:
- the LOC135561845 gene encoding scrapie-responsive protein 1-like, whose protein sequence is MKVLLIAAILLVGLLAMGSEAIPSNRWSCYKKVLKDRDCRNVGISNGVATMRPIDSLQNHFWEGNKCDMVCYCNFSELLCCPRDVFFGPKISFIIPCKTI